A single region of the Myripristis murdjan chromosome 3, fMyrMur1.1, whole genome shotgun sequence genome encodes:
- the polr2m gene encoding protein GRINL1A, which produces MSSPRRERQGQAGDLSSKTRQELTEILLRQEKILSNKRFLQNLPDKGKKITDFTEAVRLAIAHHDEEERRRSTLSCASTTLQSKYQQAFTSQQTAVHMFPEISEQNVQGEDAAADMVQEKQASPVSAHVQENSLDEQQDLFVSRAAAAETMETAAAGASLNSDETKESDLAEALERVRLSETASTALNTESRQPLNSTATHNFFLGKQQPKKPHYIEVLEKTERTSTNRKPKFKLNQLPARGVTSPSGSSSPSRSPAGASPLSAQARKERDRKHLDDITAAKLPPLCHKPAQLLSLEEAAALLREQTKKQQELQAKLAAQKLSEGLRISMGTYSPDGGPMAAYREVHDDGAQLSSEED; this is translated from the exons atgtCCTCGCCGCGGAGGGAGCGCCAGGGACAAGCGGGCGACCTGAGCTCCAAGACCCGGCAAGAGCTCACCGAGATACTCCTGCGCCAGGAAAAGATCCTATCAAACAA GAGGTTTTTACAGAATCTTCCAGACAAAGGGAAAAAGATCACAGATTTTACAGAGGCAGTGCGCCTTGCTATTGCACACCAcgatgaagaggagagaagacgaAGCACGCTGTCTTGTGCCAGCACGACGTTACAGTCCAAGTACCAGCAGGCTTTCACTTCACAACAAACTGCTGTCCACATGTTTCCAGAAATCTCAGAGCAGAACGTGCAAGGTGAGGATGCTGCGGCGGATATGGTCCAGGAGAAGCAGGCCTCACCTGTCTCGGCTCATGTGCAGGAAAACTCTTTGGACGAGCAACAAGACCTTTTTGTCTCCAGAGCGGCTGCTGCTGAAACCATGGAGACGGCTGCTGCTGGGGCCTCTCTGAACTCTGATGAGACAAAAGAGAGTGACCTTGCGGAGGCCTTGGAAAGGGTCAGACTGTCTGAAACAGCTAGCACTGCTCTCAATACAGAGTCCAGACAGCCATTAAACAGCACTGCAACACACAATTTCTTTCTTGGAAAGCAGCAACCAAAAAAGCCTCACTACATAGAGGTTctggaaaaaacagagaggactTCAACCAACAGGAAACCAAAATTCAAACTCAACCA GCTGCCAGCCAGAGGAGTCACCTCTCCGTCAGGATCCTCGTCACCCAGCCGGTCTCCTGCAGGTGCGTCACCGCTCTCCGCACAAGCCAGGAAAGAGCGGGACCGAAAGCACCTGGATGACATCACTGCAGCCAAACTCCCTCCCCTCTGCCACAAGCCCGCCCAGCTCCTGTCTCTGGAGGAGGCGGCTGCCCTCCTCAGAGAACAAACCAAGAAACAGCAG GAGCTGCAGGCCAAGCTGGCAGCCCAGAAACTGTCTGAGGGGCTGAGGATCTCAATGGGGACCTACAGTCCGGACGGTGGGCCCATGGCTGCCTACAGAGAGGTTCATGACGATGGAGCGCAGCTCTCCTCGGAGGAGGACTAA
- the myzap gene encoding LOW QUALITY PROTEIN: myocardial zonula adherens protein (The sequence of the model RefSeq protein was modified relative to this genomic sequence to represent the inferred CDS: deleted 1 base in 1 codon) translates to MLRYGSAGTVSTTTTTEDSPEPSSERRIRRLRLTLHAGENGKKEPKKTNSDTDEKDKAVNGAWRKKNGLIQRERPAGRESPEQHLPAITNGVPETSLQHHGPKVYGVVQRTGSDRQQEVMAREWSVNHLQDEMRYIKEVRDSLEKVRERMYGQFGGMQQSMQKLSQEIRAANSHRRSLESEVRIRTAAMERFDQMNSSLISANIDLQKSLLENCQNRVDMRDEVKSLRNTCEKAEEKLKEKERQLAAAQAENQTLKLQVESSQEACSQAVQEVTERLQRQYEEQLMETQRQHREEIEKLQAQLDVYIMRLEEAERNAKIAEAKIAERDQRISEVERLLDCMGQEKSQLQKKLQESEQRLRLIELTDTTDASVAKRSKQLEEEVGNLRERIKHLNDMVFCQQKKVKGMIEEVESLRAQVAKKDMFISELLDRIAIVECENNELEDKLKYFMSTQNRQRDVLQTREIGVGCDLLPRGEAQRHDVEPPVQSEPAQVQPVQHPSHYLMSPVQPRTFKSTSPPPSRLESSLLRYSPIQYSRFLQSSSSRSSAAPTNPQHSECEPVSPGQSSTDGPVPAPTADSSSSPEEATPPTSSPRARFSAPQVYTPFMKLMEITANIDINES, encoded by the exons ATGCTTCGCTACGGTTCGGCGGGAACAGTCAGCACCACCACTACAACAGAAGACTCTCCAGAGCCCTCCAGTGAG aggAGAATCCGACGTCTCAGGCTCACTCTGCACGCCGGAGAGAATGGGAAAAAGgagccaaaaaagacaaactcaGACACA GATGAGAAAGACAAAGCTGTCAATGGGGCGTGGAGGAAGAAAAATGGGCTGATCCAGAGAGAACGGCCAGCTGGCAGAGAGTCACCTGAGCAG CACCTCCCAGCCATAACCAATGGGGTGCCAGAGACCTCGCTGCAGCACCATGGACCCAAGGTGTATGGTGTGGTGCAGAGGACAGGCTCGGACAGGCAGCAGGAAGTGATGGCGCGCGAGTGGTCGGTCAATCACCTTCAGGATGAGATGAGGTACATCAAGGAG gtTAGAGATTCTCTGGAGAAGGTCAGAGAGCGGATGTATGGGCAGTTTGGAGGAATGCAGCAATCAATGCAGAAGCTTTCTCAAGAAATCAGG gctgCCAATTCACATCGGCGCAGTCTGGAATCAGAAGTGAGGATTCGGACCGCAGCCATGGAGAGGTTTGATCAGATGAACAGCTCCCTCATATCTGCTAACATCGACCTGCAG AAAAGCCTTCTGGAGAACTGTCAGAACAGAGTGGACATGAGGGATGAGGTGAAGAGTTTGCGGAACACCTGTGAGAAAGCTGAAGAGAAActgaaggaaaaggagaggcaGTTGGCTGCTGCACAAGCTGAAAACCAAACTTTGAAACTACAG GTGGAGTCTTCACAGGAGGCCTGCAGCCAGGCGGTGCAGGAGGTCacagagaggctgcagaggcaGTATGAGGAGCAGCTGATGGAGACGCAAAGGCAGCACAGGGAGGAGATTGAAAAACTACAG GCCCAGCTCGACGTGTACATAATGCGCCtggaggaagcagagaggaaTGCTAAGATAGCAGAGGCGAAGATTGCCGAGAGGGACCAGAGGATCAGCGAAGTGGAGCGTCTTCTGGACTGCATGGGACAA GAAAAGAGCCAGCTTCAAAAGAAACTGCAGGAAAGTGAGCAGCGTCTCCGCCTGATAGAGCTCACAGACACGACCGATGCATCTGTAGCCAAGAG GTCGAagcagctggaggaagaggTCGGGAATCTGCGTGAAAGAATCAAGCACTTAAACGACATGGTGTTCTGCCAGCAGAAGAAAGTCAAGGGAATGATCGAGGAG GTTGAATCGCTTCGGGCTCAAGTCGCCAAGAAGGACATGTTCATCTCAGAGCTTCTGGACAGAATTGCCATAGTGGAGTGTGAG AATAATGAATTAGAAGACAAGCTGAAGTATTTTATGTCCACACAGAATAGGCAGCGGGATGTTTTGCAAACCAGGGAGATTGGAGTAGGCTGTGATCTGCTCCCCAG AGGTGAAGCACAAAGGCACGATGTCGAACCTCCCGTTCAGTCTGAGCCCGCTCAGGTTCAGCCTGTCCAACACCCGTCCCACTACCTGATGTCCCCTGTCCAGCCGAGGACGTTCAAATCT ACGTCCCCCCCGCCCAGCAGGCTGGAGAGTAGCTTGCTGAGGTACTCCCCCATTCAGTACAGCCGCTTTCTGCAATCCAGCTCCTCAAGGTCCAGTGCAGCGCCAACAAACCCACAGCACTCTGAATGTGAACCCGTGAGCCCGGGCCAGTCCAGCACAGACGGGCCCGTCCCAGCACCGACTGCGGACAGCAGCTCCAGTCCAGAGGAAGCCACTCCACCCACATCCTCTCCCCGAGCAAGATTCAGTGCACCTCAAGTCTATACACCGTTTATGAAACTCATGGAAATAACAGCAAACATAGACATCAATGAATCGTGA